The following are encoded in a window of Phaseolus vulgaris cultivar G19833 chromosome 3, P. vulgaris v2.0, whole genome shotgun sequence genomic DNA:
- the LOC137808839 gene encoding uncharacterized protein: MDQERIQVDLAASQARKEDLRRTNEELHKNLQQAGKRVVDEQAPPTPPKAFSMPFSQSILDVVIPATFVGPKATFIGVADLEAHLRAFHTQMIMTGGSDAVHCKLYMSTLTGTTLDWFVSLPNGHVTTFAQFFTLFREQYIANRAPPPVFYDLFDVVRLHTKDEDMMMHAFRKGIMSGPFSESLTKSRPKTFSEIRRRAVAHIIAEVELTEKRNNIVPIRPRGPSQPQHLRVHKATTEKMASAKQKPYEHRKAQTRGRAREDRPPRHNFLVELKKLIILNELVKNDFLKDYLLESQGTQTLAAPRGNQGHEMPVHGEIHTISEGLSGGGCTASQRNKYARAVMTVEADQALDIDLVFVKVDLRNFVPHDSDPVVISVVTGGRKVHRVLVDQRSSIDVMYWSNFNKLQLSLDQLRPYTSFLYGFVGDHVEVRGHLELSTTSQMGSPPAQRS, from the exons ATGGATCAAGAACGTATACAGGTTGATTTGGCTGCGTCGCAAGCCAGAAAGGAAGACTTGCGTAGGACTAACGAGGAACTGCACAAGAATTTGCAGCAGGCAGGGAAACGTGTGGTGGATGAACAAGCACCGCCCACACCACCCAAGGCTTTCTCAATGCCGTTTTCGCAGTCAATCCTGGACGTCGTGATACCCGCCACATTCGTAGGTCCTAAGGCCACCTTTATAGGTGTAGCGGACCTAGAGGCTCATCTCAGGGccttccacacacagatgattaTGACTGGGGGCTCTGATGCAGTGCATTGCAAGCTGTACATGAGCACACTAACAGGCACAACGTTAGATTGGTTCGTCAGCCTCCCTAACGGGCATGTGACGACGTTCGCGCAGTTTTTTACGTTGTTCAGGGAGCAATACATAGCCAATCGGGCTCCTCCGCCAGTCTTTTACGATCTTTTCGAC GTGGTGAGGCTGCATACCAAGGATGAGGACATGATGATGCACGCATTCAGAAAGGGAATCATGTCGGGACCCTTTAGCGAGTCACTCACCAAGAGCCGCCCCAAGACTTTCAGTGAGATCAGGCGTCGAGCGGTAGCCCATATCATCGCAGAGGTGGAACTCACCGAGAAACGCAACAACATTGTCCCCATTCGTCCGCGAGGGCCAAGTCAACCTCAGCATCTGAGGGTACATAAGGCAACGACGGAGAAGATGGCCTCAGCGAAGCAGAAACCCTATGAGCATAGGAAGGCTCAAACCAGGGGGCGTGCGAGGGAGGATAGGCCCCCAAGACACAACTTCCTGGTGGAATTGAAGAAGCTGATCATT TTGAACGAACTGGTGAAGAATGACTTCCTGAAGGACTACTTGCTGGAGTCACAGGGAACCCAGACGTTGGCAGCGCCAAGAGGTAATCAGGGGCACGAGATGCCCGTTCATGGTGAAATTCACACCATTTCGGAAGGTTTGTCAGGCGGAGGATGCACCGCTTCTCAGCGAAACAAGTATGCACGAGCGGTGATGACGGTAGAGGCGGACCAGGCCCTTGACATCGACCTCGTCTTCGTCAAGGTCGACCTCCGAAATTTCGTCCCCCACGACAGTGATCCAGTGGTGATCTCAGTAGTGACTGGAGGGAGGAAGGTGCATCGAGTCCTGGTGGACCAGAGAAGCTCGATAGACGTGATGTACTGGTCGaatttcaacaagttgcagttgtctcTTGACCAATTGAGGCCTTACACCAGCTTTTTGTATGGATTTGTTGGAGACCATGTGGAAGTGCGTGGGCACCTAGAGCTGAGTACCACCTCACAAATGGGGTCGCCTCCCGCACAGAGGTCATAG